TTTGATACACCCATAGAATTCGGTCCCCATTAACAGCCTTGATAAACCTTTGCTATTGGCAGGCTGATATGGTGCCGCGTATGGAATAGGTGTTTGTTTGATTTGCCAGATTTCTTGTTGTCGCTGTTAAAATGAGCAAGGCTGCTAATGGGGTCAAAAGTCAAAACCAGAGTTTCCCTTCTTGTTGGCTCTACACGACATAATTTGATTTAGGCGCGTCACGCTGCTTTAGGTACCACTGCAGCaacagcaaaaaaaattgttttggggTGGCTTAAAATGAAATTGAACGGCATGCCAATGCAAGAATTACCAACCCATTGTAGCATTTTccgaaaacacaaaattggttaaaaagatcaaaatcaacaattcctgaatgaaaaggacatttagattttgatattgtttaaatggacaaaaatgtaaaaatagtcgggatataaacagtttcatcctacccattttcaaatattttttcttacttttaatttacatcaggatgcatccagttgtatccttgctattttttaagtttaagtcaggatgaatccaatttcatccgtactatttttttggtgtctatttcaccatactaatttttactcgtccatttcaaccatgttttaaaaatatttggaaaaatgacccattttccattgGGAAAATGAAAATTTTCACATTTTACTGAGCACTGGAGGGTAACTAATGGATAAATTACTTAGGCGATAGTTAGAAAGTAAGTCCTTTCATTTCCTTTGTTTTTGCTTTCTACTAACGAATCAGAGAGAAGAGAAAGGAAAACTCATTTACACGGAGTAAAAATTGATagaaaaaccctagaatttccCCAAAATAAACAGTTTTGGACGAAGAATTTGATCTGAAGAATGTTTGGAGGAGGAGGATCTCTGTTTTCGAAGACTAAGAGTCTACTTGTTCTTAACAAAAAAGAAGCAGCAGTACCACGAAGTCTTCCGGACGAGTTAtatcatgaattttttttgaGATTACCAGCGAAATCAACATTTACATGTAAGTGTGTTTCTAAGACCTGGTTTTCAATCATTTCCAACCCTGATTTTGTTAAGTTCCATCTTGATTATACACTCAAAATCAACAACGACAACTCTAGGTTCATGCTTAGTGGTTATGACACTAAAATTCACGAATTTCTAATGTATAATATAACAAAACATTCATTATTCTCTACCAGTGAATTTTATGATAAAGCTGTTGAAATGGAGCATCCTCGCCCATTTAATTCTGCAGAGTTAGTTGGTATTGTGGTTCTTGCAATGGTTTCGTCTGCTTACTGCTCTGTACGGTTTCTACAGAATTCTTTAGTCTTTGGAATCCAGCCACTGGAGACTATAAAAGGTTACCTGATCCGCCTTTTAACTTAAAAGAGAATTTGTTTTGTAACTGGCCAAGATATCTTTGTTATGACTACAAAAATGATGATTACAAGATGGTTTATATTGGAAATTGCGGTCAGGATACTTCTAGGTTTCCACTGTATGTCTACACGTTAAGATCGAATTCATGGAAAACCCTTCAAACTAAACACTATTCTGGTTGGGTGCTTGttaatggagctcttcattggttagCTAAAACCCCcaaagttattgtttcttttaatattagcGATGAGAGATTTAAAGAAATACAACTGCCAGGAGAAGTAGTGGAGAAAATGCACCTCTACCCACTTATAACTTTGAAAGTATTGGAAGGGTGCCTTTGTGTAATTCGTGTGGAGCGTGATGAAGCATGGGTGATGCGGGAATATGGAGTTTGGGAATCTTGGATGAAACATGAAAACAAGATTGCGAGTCGATATAAGTACCTAAAGTGGTCTTCTGAGACTGGTGATTGTCTAATATACAGTGAAGGCACTGATTTAGTTTTATATGGCCCGAAGCATTTGAGTGCTACACGACTAAAGATTGGTGGTTTAGAGATCACAATTGTGGATAGTTACGTTGAAAGCCTAGTTTCTCTCAACACCGGTACTTACTTGGGGAGAACGAAGGTGATTACACGAAGAATAAACATATGGAGAAAAAGGAGTGAACTGCTATTAGTCGTCCTTGTAATGGATTTTCTGTTGTGGCGGATGTGGTGAACAACTGTTTCAGTTTACactgaaaagtgaaaaagtaagaaAGGATAAATGAGGTAAAAAGTTACTCTCTCAGCATAAGTAATTTATATGTTTTGCACTTTTGCGCTATTTTGGGAATCTTTTTTGGTATAACTAAACCATGTAATGGGATTGAAAACTGTGTTCTGTATCCAGCTTAGAGCAAAACAATTCTCGTATAGAGTTCTGGTTAACTTTTTTGTCATGAAATTCGTATTTGGTTCTTGTGCATCCAATCTTTTGAAGTTA
Above is a genomic segment from Papaver somniferum cultivar HN1 chromosome 10, ASM357369v1, whole genome shotgun sequence containing:
- the LOC113317337 gene encoding F-box/kelch-repeat protein At3g06240-like gives rise to the protein MVYIGNCGQDTSRFPLYVYTLRSNSWKTLQTKHYSGWVLVNGALHWLAKTPKVIVSFNISDERFKEIQLPGEVVEKMHLYPLITLKVLEGCLCVIRVERDEAWVMREYGVWESWMKHENKIASRYKYLKWSSETGDCLIYSEGTDLVLYGPKHLSATRLKIGGLEITIVDSYVESLVSLNTGTYLGRTKVITRRINIWRKRSELLLVVLVMDFLLWRMW